One genomic segment of Gottschalkia acidurici 9a includes these proteins:
- a CDS encoding methyl-accepting chemotaxis protein has protein sequence MKISKFLKIMGSVFLILILSITISILSLNSAFEESRIAMNRQIEAKELGFMLKDSSDYVENQIQGYVQFGEKKYYDNYWKEFNETKTTEVVIKRLKELKIPDELIKIVLDSTSVYEGLVALEEEAMAAVEAGDFEKARRLIFSSEYDAEMEKINTPIFEFIDKMDKSVAQDVEDSRGKLKGLIITITILMVIACGLIVYTFIVLIKRVSKLREVSNRLKELSNSEGDLTTRLNVHSNDEIGEIVTSLNSTLDNLHNMITDINHTSHKVNVSCEEFRKMTDIAKEGNEQIAATMQQMASGSEEQASSASHVAHSSSELNNYIDSLKLDGSELRDSSEEILNITEDGSVQMEKTTEQIVIVNDIIKDATDKIETLGIKSQEISKLIQVINDIAEQTNLLSLNAAIEAARAGESGRGFAVVAEEIRNLSDQVGESVSDITRIVQDIQKETENMTSVLLKGYDEVEEGTNQIKTTGQTFESINEKVVEMVDKIQRIYDGLDEMSKNSSSINDAIDNVAAIIEESTAGTQEVAATVQEQSDTMENISDGANTLFELSNNLDDIVRKFKIK, from the coding sequence TTGAAAATTTCAAAGTTTCTAAAAATTATGGGATCAGTATTTTTAATCCTAATATTAAGTATTACTATAAGCATACTTTCACTTAATAGCGCGTTTGAAGAATCTAGAATAGCTATGAATCGTCAAATAGAGGCTAAAGAATTAGGATTTATGCTAAAAGATTCTTCGGACTATGTAGAAAATCAAATACAAGGTTATGTACAGTTTGGTGAGAAAAAATACTATGATAACTATTGGAAAGAATTTAATGAAACTAAAACAACAGAAGTAGTCATAAAAAGACTGAAAGAATTAAAGATTCCAGATGAATTAATAAAAATAGTACTAGATTCAACATCAGTTTATGAAGGGCTGGTTGCTTTAGAAGAAGAAGCTATGGCAGCAGTGGAAGCCGGAGATTTTGAAAAAGCTAGAAGACTTATATTTAGCTCTGAATATGACGCAGAGATGGAAAAAATAAATACACCTATATTTGAATTTATAGATAAAATGGATAAATCAGTTGCTCAAGATGTAGAAGATTCCAGAGGAAAATTAAAAGGTTTAATAATAACCATAACTATATTAATGGTTATAGCTTGTGGACTTATAGTGTATACATTTATTGTACTGATTAAAAGAGTAAGTAAACTTAGAGAAGTTTCTAATAGACTAAAAGAGTTATCCAATAGTGAGGGAGACTTAACAACTAGACTAAATGTACATAGCAATGATGAAATAGGAGAAATAGTAACTTCACTAAATAGTACTTTAGACAATCTACATAATATGATAACAGATATAAATCATACTAGTCACAAAGTAAATGTTAGTTGCGAAGAGTTCAGGAAGATGACTGATATAGCCAAAGAAGGAAATGAGCAAATAGCAGCTACTATGCAACAAATGGCATCTGGCTCTGAGGAACAAGCTAGCTCAGCAAGCCATGTAGCACATTCCAGCAGTGAACTAAACAATTATATAGATTCATTAAAATTAGATGGTAGTGAACTAAGAGATTCTTCGGAAGAAATACTAAATATAACTGAAGATGGTTCTGTTCAGATGGAAAAGACTACAGAACAAATCGTAATTGTAAATGATATAATAAAAGATGCAACTGATAAGATAGAAACTCTAGGAATAAAATCACAAGAGATATCAAAGTTGATTCAAGTTATAAATGACATAGCGGAGCAAACAAATCTCCTATCCCTTAATGCAGCTATAGAAGCAGCTAGGGCTGGTGAATCTGGAAGAGGATTTGCAGTTGTAGCAGAAGAAATAAGAAACTTATCGGATCAAGTAGGGGAGTCTGTAAGTGATATTACAAGAATAGTACAAGATATTCAAAAGGAAACTGAAAATATGACTAGTGTATTATTAAAAGGATATGATGAAGTAGAAGAAGGAACAAATCAGATAAAGACAACGGGTCAGACTTTTGAAAGTATAAATGAAAAGGTAGTTGAAATGGTAGATAAAATACAGAGAATATATGATGGACTAGATGAAATGTCAAAAAATAGTTCTTCAATAAATGATGCTATAGATAATGTGGCCGCAATAATAGAGGAAAGTACGGCAGGAACACAAGAAGTAGCGGCTACGGTGCAAGAGCAAAGTGATACTATGGAGAATATATCTGATGGAGCGAATACACTGTTTGAATTATCAAATAACTTAGATGATATAGTTAGAAAATTCAAAATAAAGTAA
- a CDS encoding methyl-accepting chemotaxis protein — MGIYLKRNDKTRMEELHVKISRFLKIMGAVFMALLIGITASLFLLNNAFKESRESTQREIKAKELGSELKFSSSYLTEQVQNYVQFGEKKYYDTYWKEVNETKRRDKILENLREINIPNELVDMVTKAKTNSDALVKLEEEAMIIAEEGDFDKARGIIFSSNYESEVAKINDPINEFLDKMNTFVAEETEKSTKRLNNIIIIITILVVIICVFIIYIFATLIKKINKLVEVSKRLKELSNNEGDLTARLSVDSNDEIGEISLSFNNMLESLQQLIKDVNYTSNEVNIKSEEFRNMTGIASEGNEQIAATMEELAAGSEEQANLSSHVSHSTSELNRFIELLKLDGNNLRDSSEDIQSITEDGSLQMKKTIEQVIIVNDLIKNATDNIISLETKSKEISKLIQVINDIAEQTNLLSLNAAIEAARAGESGKGFAVVAEEIRNLSDQVGESVDDITRIVDNIQIETRNMTEVLGKGYHEVEEGTNQIKITGQTFENINEKISDMANKIQEIYDGLETMSSNSSEINSSIENVAAIIQESTAATEEVSATVQEQSNSMENISQGAYMLFELSSKLSNIVAKFKIE; from the coding sequence ATGGGTATATATTTAAAGAGGAATGATAAAACTAGAATGGAGGAATTACATGTGAAAATCTCAAGGTTTTTAAAAATTATGGGAGCAGTATTTATGGCATTATTAATAGGTATTACAGCAAGTTTATTTTTATTGAACAATGCGTTTAAAGAATCGAGAGAATCAACACAGCGAGAGATAAAAGCTAAAGAACTTGGCAGTGAACTAAAATTTTCCTCAAGCTATTTAACAGAACAAGTACAAAATTATGTACAATTTGGTGAGAAAAAATATTATGATACTTATTGGAAGGAAGTTAATGAAACTAAAAGAAGAGATAAGATTTTAGAAAATTTAAGAGAAATCAATATACCAAATGAACTAGTAGATATGGTAACGAAGGCAAAGACAAACTCAGATGCTTTAGTAAAGTTAGAAGAAGAAGCTATGATAATAGCAGAAGAAGGAGATTTTGATAAGGCAAGAGGTATTATATTTAGTTCAAACTATGAGTCAGAGGTCGCAAAAATAAATGATCCTATAAATGAGTTTCTAGACAAAATGAATACATTTGTTGCTGAGGAAACTGAAAAATCTACAAAAAGATTAAATAACATAATAATTATTATAACTATACTAGTAGTTATAATATGCGTATTTATAATTTACATATTTGCAACTTTAATTAAGAAGATAAATAAATTAGTGGAAGTTTCTAAAAGATTAAAAGAACTTTCGAATAATGAAGGAGACTTAACTGCAAGGTTATCTGTAGATAGTAATGATGAAATAGGAGAAATATCTTTGTCATTTAACAATATGCTAGAAAGTCTACAGCAATTAATAAAAGATGTTAACTATACTAGTAATGAAGTGAATATCAAGAGTGAAGAATTTCGAAACATGACAGGTATAGCTAGTGAAGGAAATGAACAAATAGCGGCTACTATGGAAGAATTAGCAGCTGGATCTGAGGAACAAGCAAATTTATCAAGTCACGTATCTCACTCTACCTCAGAATTAAATAGATTTATAGAGCTACTAAAATTAGATGGGAATAATTTAAGGGATTCGTCAGAAGACATACAAAGTATAACTGAAGATGGCTCTTTACAAATGAAAAAAACTATAGAACAAGTAATAATTGTAAATGATTTAATAAAAAATGCAACAGACAATATTATAAGCTTAGAAACAAAATCAAAAGAGATCTCAAAATTAATACAAGTTATAAATGATATAGCAGAACAAACAAATCTTCTATCACTTAACGCAGCTATAGAAGCAGCTAGGGCTGGTGAATCTGGAAAAGGATTTGCAGTTGTAGCAGAGGAAATAAGAAATTTATCTGATCAAGTAGGAGAATCTGTAGACGATATTACAAGAATAGTAGATAATATTCAAATTGAAACAAGAAATATGACAGAGGTATTGGGAAAAGGTTATCATGAAGTAGAAGAGGGAACAAATCAGATAAAAATTACAGGACAAACCTTTGAAAATATAAATGAAAAAATAAGTGACATGGCAAACAAAATACAGGAAATATATGATGGACTAGAAACTATGTCTAGTAATAGTTCAGAAATTAATAGCTCTATAGAGAATGTAGCAGCGATAATACAAGAAAGTACGGCTGCCACAGAGGAAGTGTCAGCTACTGTACAGGAACAAAGTAACTCAATGGAAAATATATCTCAAGGAGCATATATGTTATTTGAATTATCAAGTAAATTAAGTAATATAGTTGCAAAGTTTAAAATAGAATAA